A stretch of DNA from Gavia stellata isolate bGavSte3 chromosome 18, bGavSte3.hap2, whole genome shotgun sequence:
GCCCTGAGGCGCCCCGAAGCTCGGCCGCTCTCCCtcagcgcggcggcggcgggaagCAGCGGGcggcgccgctccccgccccgcgggcggccccgggccggccgGCCCCCGGGCGGACAACGCCCCCGGCCCTCACGCCGCGGCAGGGCCCGCCGCCCGTGGCATTTCCTCTGAGCTCAGTCGGCGGCTGACGCGGCGCCGCTTCCCTCGGAAGAGGAAGCCTCGcagcggagcggcggcggcaggcaGGGGGGCGCGCGGCGACCGCCGtgccggcagcggcggggcggggggcagcggcgcggcccgcgctgggggcggccggggcggaggagggggggggcggcggcggcgggggcgggcgctccgcgcccgcggggccgggcggcggccaCCCCCGTggcccgagcccccgccgcgccgtgCCCGTCTACGCCCTCAACTTGCGGGTCTTCTGGCCGCTGGTGACCGGCCTCTGCACCGCGCTCCTCTGCCTCTACCAGGCCctgcggggcggcgcggccggggagggcgcggcggaGGCGGGCTCCGTCCCGCTCCTCAAGGGCTcggcgctgctgctgctgggctgcctgcTGGCCCGCTGctgcggcgcggcgggcggcggcccgAGGCCCGGCGGGctccgggcggcggcggcggcgggggcgtCGCGGCGCAGCGTCCTGGAGGGCTTCTACGCGCGGCAGCTGCGGCTCTCGCCCCATGTGCTGGGCCACAGCAAGGCGCACGTCGGGCGCGTCGTGGCCGAGCTGGTGCGCGCCGCCAAGGCGCAGGGGCTGCAGCCCGGCCCGCTGGCCCTCAGCCTGCGCGGGGACTTCGTGCGCATCGGCAGCGCCTACGAGCAGCACAAGGTGCGCAGCCCCGACTGCTTCGACATCCTGGTGCCCCTGCGGCTGCCGCCCCACCTGCAAGCCCAGCCTCGCTGCGCCGacgggctggggctgcccggcgCCTTCATCTGCGGCCTGCGGGCGAGGGCCGGCTGGCCGCGCCGCTACCGGCCCTTCGCCGAGGGCTTCTGTGTGGAGCTGCAGGGCCGCAGCCACCTCTCCTCGGGGCTGGTGCTGCGCTGGTTCCAGGGCCACCTGCAGCGGTGCCTGGGCGCCGTGCGGTACCGGCTGCAGGAGCGCTGCCGCATCAGCCTCTCGGCCTGCCCCGGGCGCCCGCCCACGCTGCACATCCTGCCCTGCTCCGACTACGTCTGCTGCCACATCTCCATGGCCGTGCGCCTCATCCCTGCCATCCCCCTCGGCGACGCGCTCTACCTCACGGCCCTGCCGCCCGAGGGCCCGCAGGCGCCCCTGGCCCCCGAGGCCCTCTGG
This window harbors:
- the ITPRIPL2 gene encoding inositol 1,4,5-trisphosphate receptor-interacting protein-like 2; the encoded protein is GGGHPRGPSPRRAVPVYALNLRVFWPLVTGLCTALLCLYQALRGGAAGEGAAEAGSVPLLKGSALLLLGCLLARCCGAAGGGPRPGGLRAAAAAGASRRSVLEGFYARQLRLSPHVLGHSKAHVGRVVAELVRAAKAQGLQPGPLALSLRGDFVRIGSAYEQHKVRSPDCFDILVPLRLPPHLQAQPRCADGLGLPGAFICGLRARAGWPRRYRPFAEGFCVELQGRSHLSSGLVLRWFQGHLQRCLGAVRYRLQERCRISLSACPGRPPTLHILPCSDYVCCHISMAVRLIPAIPLGDALYLTALPPEGPQAPLAPEALWGLNASRQEQRLLSWLKEQAPASSCHLKCLQILKGLRDLRGQGLEEPFCSQWGRVLSSYVLKTALFSLLLQGPLEAWDERFLVERLEDLVLYLRDCLRKQVLMHFFLGNASLPEAMALPRFLKEAAPVNLLAAFDGPTLDLAAFQLINTWIQAPHIIRMYSSPRYLRPVLTPCRHITEARQEPPGE